The following are encoded together in the Bubalus bubalis isolate 160015118507 breed Murrah chromosome 14, NDDB_SH_1, whole genome shotgun sequence genome:
- the LOC102412360 gene encoding WAP four-disulfide core domain protein 15A yields MKMSSFSALPVIFLLLCFHTAQPGPRKAVQKPGYCPEFFLSCPFVLLPMCRRDRGCKGTKKCCFYNCRRQCMDPWVSLE; encoded by the exons ATGAAGATGAGCAGCTTCTCTGCGCTCCCCGTGATCTTCCTCCTGCTCTGCTTCCACACGGCACAGCCGGGACCCCGCAAGG CCGTCCAGAAACCTGGATATTGCccagaattttttctttcctgcccTTTCGTCCTTTTACCTATGTGCCGACGCGATAGAGGGTGCAAGGGGACCAAGAAGTGTTGTTTCTACAACTGTAGGCGTCAGTGTATGGATCCCTGGGTATCGTTGGAGTGA